In the genome of Thunnus thynnus chromosome 6, fThuThy2.1, whole genome shotgun sequence, the window TAAGATAATGTTCCTTGATTTCAACACCATTCTTATCAAAAATCTGTATTTGGATGCTTTTGCTGCTTTAAAGCAGTGAGGTGACAatgacattgaaaaaaatatttttcaaacgAGTAGTTCACTTTCCATGTcattcacatttattacacttGGCTATAATAACTACAAATTTAACCAACTCTGATTTcagttttcctgtgtgtgttcctcAGTAGGTCCTTCCACTGTGAAGCATGTAGTGTCAGCGTTGTCTGGGATGTACGGCCTCTACATCTTCTTCGAGCTGCACATGCTATGGATGCTGTTGCTTGGCGTGCTCTGTTACCTCGTTCTGCTGCTCAGCCAATACTCCAGCAGCAGAGGCCTCTTCCTCTCAGCCGTCATCCTCATCTACCTCCTCATTGGGTGAGAAAACACTGCACAAAACATATAGGGGAATATGTACTGTTGTAAATTATCATCAGGGGTCAGCACAATTTTTCAATTTAGCAGGGTGTTTAGTAAGACTACATATGTAGATAAACCCAGCCGCAGGTCATTTGATTTGCATAAAATGTTGCTGAGTAAGAGCTGATGCTGGGCtcattgtgcatgtgtgggaAGGAATGGAGCATAAAGGAGAGTGTTATTAGTTTAATATCCTGATGTGATGTTATCAGTGAGAGAACCTTTAAACTCTTTTTACTAGATTATTGCtgtaaacagaaaatatcaCAGTCAATTAAAGTGTTACTGGCAGCTTCAATCATATCGCACTGGACTGGAGCTGCTATGAGCCATTAAGTCAGGTAAAATAGGCAGGGGGGACTGGGCTTTTCTctccctgtttgtgtgtgtgtttgagagagagtgATAAAACAGTGctgtatagtgtatatatatgtgtgtgtgtgtatatatatatatatatatatatatatatatatatatatatatacacatactcacacacacacatcagtggaggctggtccatagaggcagaggaggttgctcctcctctattttttgagaggaaagaggaagatcaaaataaaaaaagaatatttggttgaaataaaccattatcAAATCtctatattatttataaaatattttttctctcttcttttgaaaaaatccattattgaaagtctggttaaaatgcttcaacagcaacacctgcagggcaggaggagaaagggcagtgtgtgtgaagtggtggtgggggagagtgagggagagtgGGGgagagtgggggacagaggaggacgggtgcctgctgtcctccgcaggacgggatctcttacatcaatttaaagtacttcattttttttcatgctaatctatgattggccaagacacgtaaaatgacacTCCAAGAGAGGACGTCCTCCGTAatcaatcaacaaccagaatgcaatattgacatcgcgTTGATCCAAtgacagtttccagatttcatcttcaattctctccactgtaaggcagagtagcagcagtagataacgagcagtagatagctgcttGCGTTAGCCAActcaacagttagcttgttgtagcagcctgaattactctttatacatccatgggagGAccgttaaggactgttgttaagctaacaggagaatggATCTGGACTGTGTGGCGCAGCAGCGGCAGGACGTTGccagggaggctggagagagaagcaaccggagaaacaaccaggagagttagcttgtttgtcattgttgctaatgatatcagactggttaaccagcagtcacaaagttctgttaactaacaaacaagatgaccaataGCCAGAAATGAACGTTatgacatggatacttcatctccatgaaagaaagaaagaagacatcagatacagcttctctttctctgtctctttggtcgctaatttcatctctgatagttaaatgtctctgtggctgttgtgtgaatttatctccttaaccaGAATGCaacagagatcatataatgtgctgtgggtagtttgcttgttgaagttacagtgagtggtctggactcactcattcatttggaattgatccagtttttaattgagtggttgttcagtcaccttgatgttgtgtgattagtgaatgagtgtatAGGAGGactggctgcttgcttgtgacaatttcttcagtttttttttttaagctgagttGTAtgttgagtaataagcttagtGTTAatatgtcagctttgtagactatattttgtatgtcgtgcataTAGAttagagtgtgtaagtcatgtatttgatacatacattaatactttttgtgaacctacacttttagatttGTGAacgtttttagtgttcagtctctCTActgttcagcactgatctgtacctgtatcacattatgagctttgtggtacttaatatatttctgtatactaagaataCACAGGAATACATGTAAATCAtatgatatgttgtctgttttaacataaatctgttgtcacaatagaacgtTACTATTAatctgaatttcactttgttggtaaaatgacacattgtgaACCACTctatggctaaaatgagcacttctttgtttagaaacaatatgtatatgctaaatgtctataaagaagcagccttttcaccactcaggggtttttatttttgaaagcaaattgttttactggcatataaaattgccccccacccctccgatttcatcaggtggggtaCAGTGATATAGTATGATGCaatttgttgtaagattccatgttggttttcctcctgttctccccaattttttgagtcaccagctgccactgataTATATGTTATGCATAGTTTCCTGCACAGTTATgctgcagtggtcagtctgcGATGATAAATGAAGTGCATTTTTATGAATTTGTATGAATTTAGATTCCCTTCTTCCATATTATGTGCCTCTAAACAGGAACGCCTTATGGGGAAGCCTGGGGAAGTCATGGCCAATACACATGGGGGGTTTGTCACGGGTGTTGCTTGTTAAGTGATTGTACAATTTTGTGCTTCATGGGACAAAAGTGTGCAAATTTCCCATTAGTTAATTTCATAAGTTCATAGTTCTGCAAACCTTCTAGATTCTGATTCTGTAGAATTCAAGTCttgtaatgttgtttttctgcctcCTCATTTCAGAGAGTTGCATTTAATTGATACGGTGACCTGGCATAAAATAAGAGGTAAATATTCCATGTTTGATTTGAGATTACTGTCATGATCTGTGATCTGTGCATTCATGTTCTGAAGTGAAGGTCTGACTGAGTTTTTCCATTCAGCTGCCACATAGCATTGCATTCATTAGCAGAGATGTTTTGAAACTCAACAGGGAATATGAATAATTATCAGACATGAGTTTGCTGACCTCAGACTGGAAGACAGTTTTAGGTACACAACAGCACATAAAGACACCGTTCCTCAACATTGAACTCTGATGCGTGCTTTCACTGGATGATCAAGGTTGTAAAGTTAGTAATCAAAAACGAGTTAGCTGTAGCTAGAATATAGCTTTACTGTATTCGTTATCTATTTATATGCCAGCATCCAGGTATGGGTGCCTGCAGGagtagttgttgacaaatacatgaataaacacttacagtatatctgctaacaactacattttagcagtgtttcccctaggtgtCTGCTTTGGGGTGGCGGTGGCAGCCTCGGGGCTGGGGGGGAGcagtcatggatgtataaagagaactggatacaggaagagcgccaggctttgaagcaaatttgacatagcggccaaaccgtgtaattacaacatcacgtgatgcacactggcctaaaaagactttttccaatagacttacattgtgaaagaaacgtctgtaaatcagcagatacatCACAACCCCAGCAAAATgactatcagaattaaatccatCTGGTCCGatgacatttcaaaagcctagaagagctgcatgattgaattgttttatcacCATTCAAGTTAAccagagggctaaactggaagtagccggctcggccagcgaaagtcactagtgcacatgctctatgggccgcacaatgcggaaAATCCAGGTACTTTCATACCCAgaagtcgttttttttttttgtttggttttttttgcttcatgcgccactgagcaactttcataggaatgaacggggccctgcctccgacgctgtatccagttctcttcatACATCCATGGGAGCAATgcactctgtttctctgtttagcgccatcaggttaggctaacccattgttgctaactttagTGCTAACCtctttcacttttccagcagttggggaaacaacaggtgtgacttttctttgtctagAGATTCCCTCTAGATATTAACACACTGTAgcctatactgtacatttactgctgGATTGAcaactgctaaccttttcctctacTCCACtcgcattcactgtcacttttctgccgcttcCTCCCTCACACACGTGCTCAACCACTCACTTGCTACGcgcacatattacacactgccctattccttaagaAGAGCTATGCTACCAATAGTTTTCCAGGCAgtgacacagaggttgactcatgtttcagaacagtgctgcacagaggctcccataTGTTATtaatttccaaatgaatggatatttggcgttatttttgagcattaaaagaagattttttttggcctggtgggggttcttGTTGGCCTGGCAGCCTGTCAGGCCTACACAGTTATAGGGgaatagtgtgttataaaccatttattaacagTCCCTTACTTACTTAATACTCAGTGTTACCTAAAAGGGTTATGTTGACTGCATCATTTTGCAGCACGTTTACAGCCGTAACAAAGGATTCTTTCATTATCTTTTTTCAATAAGCAGATGTTTTCATTctataaaaattataaaattcaatagttggcaactaatcgattcatcaaCTAATTATTGCAGACCTAAATGTGTTTCCGTCTTAACTGCATTTTCTGAACATGTTGCAACAGCAGTATTCAGAGAGAAAGTATCAAGTAGCCTCGCTCTGTGATATCAGCTGTTACAACTTTGAAAACAAATTCTGTTAGATGTCCAGTGTTTTCCATCCTGtcgtgtgtatgcgtgtgtgtgtgtcaggctcTCAGATGGTGGTGGCCATGAAGGCCATCTCTCTGGCCTTTGACCTGGACAGAGGAGCAGTGGGCAACCTGCCCTCCCCAGCTGAGTTCTTGGGCTATGTTCTCTTTGTGGGCACCGTTGTCTTTGGGCCCTGGATCAGCTTCTCCACTTACAAGAATGCTGCTGAAGGCAGAAAACTGGTGAGTAGCAGTTAACATTTCCAGCTGCCTGTGTCTGCATGCTATTTATCTTGTATGCCACTGCGGAGGTGATAAAGCGGTTTGTTCCTCAGAGCTGGTCGTGGCTGCAGGCTTCCTTCCTCAGCCTCCTGAAGAGTCAGATCTGCCTGCTGGTCTCCACCTGCATTGCCCCGTACCTCTTCCCTTTGTTCATCCCCATCCACGgaaacactgtcacacacaagTAAGGCAAATGTTCATGCAAATCTTTGTCCTGCTGCAATTTAGGTACAGCCGCTTTTACGGTGCACTGGTTTGAGAATGccctgtctgtttctcttcccCTGCTTCCAAGATACATTTGAGTAAGGTAAGGCTTATTTTCAGGGTTagaatttactgcttttctccCTGCAGGCTGCCGTATGCCAACTGCAGTATGTTTAGAATAAATCCTGGGTAAAAGAGATGTATTattggattttgtttttgagaaaaatattcattacTGTGTTCATACTTCTAGAGGGCACATGGCCATCCCTCTGAGATACCGTGCTTGATTATAGCATCAGCAGTATAAAGGCACAGTAATACATTATCAGGTACTTTGATAAAATGTTCTAAACTTGTGACTGAAGTTCCATACTCCActttctgtgtatttctgtgtttctgacGTTACGGCACAAGATGGAAACAATCAGATTCTAGTGGAAGTTATAGAAATGTATGagtgtggaaaaaaatgaatgagtctaatgatgtttttgatgtgcatgtgtgttgcaCAGGTGGCTGCATGCCTATGAGAATGCAGTGTCCTTCCACTTCAGTAACTACTTTGTGGGCCACCTCAGTGAAGGCACCAGCATGCTGGCTGGAGCTGGCTTTACTGAAGAAAAAGACAACCTCAGGTGGTAAGTAAGGGCTTAGCAGCTGTGATATGGACTTGTTTTACAGTTTGAGGATGGTGGAGTGATCCTGTGGTTCCAATACAATTGGGATGGTAATAACagttacacaacacaagagcttACCTTGCCAGACATCTGGATTTGCATACTCACAACATCACGGGATCCCGCGAGAATCTATCTTGTCACGGCTCATGTTATGCAGGTGGTGCATCACGttacacaagagccacagactctgaacaacaacaacccacattagcttgcCTGCTAaggtctccttcttatctaacttaaaGACATGAACACAGGtgttgtcctgcaccttagcttgttgaatgagccaccaaacaaacataattAGTCTCTTAGCTGCAGCATATAAACATACttgcaaatgtcacttcggaTATCTTAAATGCCCACTAGCAGACACTGCCGATTAAGGCATATTTAAAACCTAAAGTCACCTCCGACTAATTTCAGAATTGGGCAGAATTGTTGACAGATCGGCTGTCGTTTGATGTGCGATCTGGCTGTTGGACTatcagtttgatttttaatacattttggttAGCTGTGTGCTTGctttaatattgtattttacatAGTGTGGCGAAAAGTGTATTCATGACCGAAACAGATGTAACTGAACTTTGCAGCAGAACAGATGGATCATACTCTTTGCATCTTCCAGACATCTGTGGcacagtatttttctttttttcccttcgtACTTCCTGTTCATAGTAGAATTGCTCAAAGTAATGctgcctttttctctttttgtttacatgttgaGGATGCAGTCGTCTTGAACTTCATTGGAAATGTCAAATGGGTTCATGCTTATGTTCAGTGTGTGCTTCACATTGTGGCTGGTTAATTGATTTGTACATGTAAGCGTAAAAGTCTTTGTGCAGTGTAATGTGACCGATCTTAATCGGTGATAAATTTTGAGGTTTGATGTGTTTGCCTCTTTTCGTCACTTTCATAACCTTCTTGTATCAGATTGAGCACACAGCTTGAAGTCTAATCACCTAAATGTTGTTTATAATAAAGAAAGTTATCAGATTTCTCAGGAGAGGcttcaaaatacaaacaagatGGATGGCTGAATGAGTGATCCCTGGGAATCCCAAATACcatatatttgtatgtttttgtgttgtgtaggGATATGAGTGTGGTGAAACCTCTCAGTGTGGAAATGCCTCGGTCCATGGTGCTGGTGGTGACGTCCTGGAACATCCCTATGTCCCGGTGGCTCAAAACCTGTAAGTAGGAGCCTCCACTCTGTCTGTTAAATACTGCCTGTCACACCAACCCACAATATTCAGGGCTGGGCTTACCATTATAGTAATCGAAAACTTACTGTAGGTGGCAGCTTATCATTTTTAGACGACCGTCACTGTCTCTGGTTAAAATGACAGATATCACTGACAGTAGATTGACTGGGAGTGAGCTCCTgattacatctcaaacttggacctaaaAACTGGAACATTTTGCAATATAACCCTCAGTAATCTTCAGAAAGGACTCTAAAGAAGAAGTAATAGCATGGATCAGCAAgaacaggagagaaaatatcatctttggatacttttcaaatcaaaacaactagctagctgtcaactgctaactgctacctgctGTTACCAATATTCCAAAGGAGATACAGCTCTAAataagctaacagaagagttattttatgaaaacaagaagaaaaattaaTGGATCCTTGCTGGTAATGTAACCCACGCATAATGGAGCCTCTCTATGCACCCTGGACTCTAGAAGGCGCGGACTTATCCAGTCGCCTCTCTGTCAGCTTCGCTAAATTTGTGCACTTCTGTAAactttttgtgaataatattgGACATTATTGGACAATGATAACTTATGACTATGAGCCACTCATCGGGATGAGGAAATAGTCAGCTCACACCCCCTGTCGACTCTGCTACCAGGCCGGTCcagattttcaaatgtaaacatcagattaaacatcaagGAAAAGGTGGAGAGGATAAACACCAGCTGCGATCCTGACCACATGGACAAGCAAGACCATCTGTACACCCATCTCAACATTGAAGGAAACAGTCCTGGCCACATGGGGATCCTAATTGCCCGCAGCATTGGAAATTAGCGGGGGGCAAGGGCAAAAATGCCCCAAGAAATCTCAGAATGCACCTAAAAACCGTGATAGAGGGGCAGAAATTGCCCTCAAAAATtcgaaaaaaataattttatctttACTAGTTTAGGTCAATATCCTAATTCtacatgatgtcatcattttattttcatccaattcatttaatttcaatttcaacacacaaacacaaacagtgctGATGTGTAACACAATAGTGTCAGCTTTCTGTCCAGCCATTCCAGCTATCCCAAAGCTTCACACAGACGTCCATCCGGCTGTGACTACCTACGTAGCCAACTTATTGGAGGAGCAACTCTGCCCtctgaacaggctgtgtaaaaagGGCAGCAACTAACATTAATGGGCATTAATTCTGTAGGTCTGTAGTCTCCCAGTCAACTGGTcaattagttggtcgatatgttCTCATCTGACCAAATTCTCAtaggtcgaataatctccgtgttaccTTCATAAgaagaaaagtgctacatcagtagccttccaggattaatccattatttcctgcagcgggaggaacagactaacaaattacctgtgaaaacgggggtgtattcaaaacacccctgttgttttcacaactttgaactcaccCAACCTAATGGAGTCTGCTAGGTCTAGCCTTACTGTACGCAATGTTTACTGAGTGTTTattaaatcagtgtttctcctataattacAACAatgagaacccctgccaggccaaaaaaaaaaaaagtttaaacgccaaaaataacgccaaatatccattcattcagaaatcaatagcgtttggaaGTCTATGTGCAGCGCTGCTgtggtacgtgagtcaacctctgtgtcgttgcctgggaaactattggtagcgtaactCTGTTAAGGAATACGTCATTGCGTAGTATGTTTGCGAGTGGGAAAAGAGCGAGCGGCaggaagttgtcagtctggcagtaaatgtacagtacagactaccatgtatcagttaataaatgctaaaaagtcaagTCTGTcatttccccaagtgctggaaaagtgaagggggttagctccaaaattagcaacaatgggttagcctaacatGAAGacgcaaaacagagaaatgagaaatataTGGCTTCTGAGTTCACTGTGTACTATGTCCCGTTACATCCAACCTCCtcgcgactaatcgattagttgaagattatgtacgatttcagtcgaccaagattgtctttggttgactacagccctaatatTTTGCAATTTTGCACGGATGAGCCCAGGTAATAGAGCAAATCACCAATCCAGTGGACCGGTCATCTGCCACCTCTTTTCAGAAaatagcaggtctcctcttcatgctgatccTGCTCTCTGGAGATGTTCCGCTAAATCCTGAACCAGTGACCCCTGGAGCGCTGCAGAACTTTGGTGCTGACTTGTGCCCAAGTGTGTCTGGAACTCCTCTGGTGCCGGTGATAAGTGAGCATCAACTTTCTAAGCCGGGCTTCtcccttaacagactaaactttgttgaCACT includes:
- the LOC137183991 gene encoding protein-serine O-palmitoleoyltransferase porcupine-like isoform X1, with protein sequence MDVSSRLEVWQQLAESCGLSTVQQGLQQVWRLLLLCLICRLCCRLVGPSTVKHVVSALSGMYGLYIFFELHMLWMLLLGVLCYLVLLLSQYSSSRGLFLSAVILIYLLIGELHLIDTVTWHKIRGSQMVVAMKAISLAFDLDRGAVGNLPSPAEFLGYVLFVGTVVFGPWISFSTYKNAAEGRKLSWSWLQASFLSLLKSQICLLVSTCIAPYLFPLFIPIHGNTVTHKWLHAYENAVSFHFSNYFVGHLSEGTSMLAGAGFTEEKDNLRWDMSVVKPLSVEMPRSMVLVVTSWNIPMSRWLKTYVFKNAIKLGTFPAILVTYSASALLHGLSFHLGAVLLSLGFITYVEHALRKKLAAIFSACILSRPCAFDCSHQHKKEYWVMLLNLLFSLLAIFHLTYLGSMFDPGVDEQEVEEGYAAIHTIQRWSELNWASHWLMFACWVFYRLIQ
- the LOC137183991 gene encoding protein-serine O-palmitoleoyltransferase porcupine-like isoform X2, whose amino-acid sequence is MDVSSRLEVWQQLAESCGLSTVQQGLQQVWRLLLLCLICRLCCRLGPSTVKHVVSALSGMYGLYIFFELHMLWMLLLGVLCYLVLLLSQYSSSRGLFLSAVILIYLLIGELHLIDTVTWHKIRGSQMVVAMKAISLAFDLDRGAVGNLPSPAEFLGYVLFVGTVVFGPWISFSTYKNAAEGRKLSWSWLQASFLSLLKSQICLLVSTCIAPYLFPLFIPIHGNTVTHKWLHAYENAVSFHFSNYFVGHLSEGTSMLAGAGFTEEKDNLRWDMSVVKPLSVEMPRSMVLVVTSWNIPMSRWLKTYVFKNAIKLGTFPAILVTYSASALLHGLSFHLGAVLLSLGFITYVEHALRKKLAAIFSACILSRPCAFDCSHQHKKEYWVMLLNLLFSLLAIFHLTYLGSMFDPGVDEQEVEEGYAAIHTIQRWSELNWASHWLMFACWVFYRLIQ